From one Brachypodium distachyon strain Bd21 chromosome 4, Brachypodium_distachyon_v3.0, whole genome shotgun sequence genomic stretch:
- the LOC100837412 gene encoding uncharacterized protein LOC100837412 isoform X1 has protein sequence MEKIMEQEGKQKQQQERRSSVPAFGEWEETMKAAGGALPDYSLDFTKIRAARMQRKDAPLSATWPAVHELSASGDRRSVGSDTDAGRHRRQHSDGTDLRRPLRPDRAAPKGRSKSKGCLFGCMGGW, from the exons ATGGAGAAGATAATGGAG CAGGAGgggaagcagaagcagcagcaggagcggaggtcgtcggtgccggcgttcgGGGAGTGGGAGGAGACGATGaaggccgccggcggcgcgctgcCGGACTACTCGCTCGACTTCACCAAGATCCGCGCCGCCAGGATGCAGCGCAAGGACGCGCCCCTCTccgccacctggcccgccgtCCACGAGCTCTCCGCCTCCGGAGACCGGCGCTCGGTCGGCAGCGACACCGAtgccggccgccaccgccgccagcaCAGCGACGGCACcgacctccgccgcccgctccgGCCGGACCGCGCAGCTCCCAAG GGGAGGAGCAAGTCCAAGGGctgcttgtttggttgcatggGTGGA
- the LOC100837412 gene encoding uncharacterized protein LOC100837412 isoform X2: MEKIMEEGKQKQQQERRSSVPAFGEWEETMKAAGGALPDYSLDFTKIRAARMQRKDAPLSATWPAVHELSASGDRRSVGSDTDAGRHRRQHSDGTDLRRPLRPDRAAPKGRSKSKGCLFGCMGGW; this comes from the exons ATGGAGAAGATAATGGAG GAGgggaagcagaagcagcagcaggagcggaggtcgtcggtgccggcgttcgGGGAGTGGGAGGAGACGATGaaggccgccggcggcgcgctgcCGGACTACTCGCTCGACTTCACCAAGATCCGCGCCGCCAGGATGCAGCGCAAGGACGCGCCCCTCTccgccacctggcccgccgtCCACGAGCTCTCCGCCTCCGGAGACCGGCGCTCGGTCGGCAGCGACACCGAtgccggccgccaccgccgccagcaCAGCGACGGCACcgacctccgccgcccgctccgGCCGGACCGCGCAGCTCCCAAG GGGAGGAGCAAGTCCAAGGGctgcttgtttggttgcatggGTGGA